In Clostridium swellfunianum, a genomic segment contains:
- a CDS encoding accessory gene regulator B family protein, whose protein sequence is MIDKIALQLTSFICTEAYDNTKDRAKIQYALSVILSEGFKIIFLLLFFSVIHRQSYFYFSLVILMSIRVFAGGVHVKGALNCLLLTVLMFSFTSIAAPLMPRLPYVCYVLSGIASLAIVLVKAPICSVRRPIKDKKIKLKYKLIAAISTALWIVILSYLEAPAYVNCGFSTIIVQNIQLMLVKKAKY, encoded by the coding sequence ATGATAGACAAAATAGCCTTGCAGCTTACCTCCTTCATATGCACCGAGGCTTATGACAACACCAAAGATAGGGCTAAAATACAGTATGCCTTAAGTGTTATTTTAAGTGAAGGCTTTAAAATTATTTTCCTATTATTGTTTTTTAGTGTTATACATAGACAAAGCTACTTTTATTTTTCTCTTGTAATCTTAATGTCTATTAGGGTGTTTGCTGGAGGAGTTCATGTAAAGGGAGCTCTTAATTGTCTGCTTTTAACAGTTCTGATGTTTTCCTTTACCAGCATAGCTGCGCCATTAATGCCAAGGCTTCCTTATGTCTGCTATGTGCTTTCCGGCATAGCAAGTCTTGCTATAGTCTTGGTAAAGGCACCAATATGCAGCGTAAGACGCCCTATAAAAGACAAAAAAATAAAGCTGAAGTACAAGCTTATTGCAGCCATATCTACAGCTTTATGGATTGTTATTTTGTCGTACTTAGAAGCTCCAGCTTATGTAAACTGCGGCTTCAGCACTATCATTGTACAAAATATACAGCTTATGCTGGTTAAAAAAGCAAAGTATTAA
- a CDS encoding pyridoxamine 5'-phosphate oxidase family protein, translated as MFKPMRKSAREIFDKDIIEILQEGEYGVLATIGENGYAYATPLSYVYYNDCVYFHCAVEGSKLDNIRHNNKVSLCVVGKTKVLPAEFSTEYESVIVFGTASEAEGEEKKEALLAIADKYSPEFKKEGLLYIDRAVSKTCVVKIQIDKMTGKARR; from the coding sequence ATGTTTAAGCCCATGAGAAAAAGTGCTAGAGAAATCTTTGATAAGGATATAATAGAAATATTACAGGAAGGAGAATATGGCGTGCTGGCAACCATAGGTGAAAATGGATATGCTTATGCAACACCGCTTAGCTATGTGTATTATAACGATTGCGTTTATTTTCACTGTGCTGTGGAAGGAAGCAAGCTTGATAACATAAGGCATAATAATAAGGTATCCTTATGCGTAGTTGGAAAAACAAAGGTGCTTCCAGCTGAGTTCAGCACAGAATATGAAAGCGTAATAGTTTTTGGAACAGCTTCTGAGGCTGAAGGTGAGGAAAAGAAGGAAGCTTTATTGGCTATAGCAGACAAGTATTCTCCCGAGTTTAAGAAGGAAGGCTTGCTTTATATAGATAGAGCTGTAAGCAAAACTTGCGTGGTTAAAATACAAATAGATAAGATGACTGGCAAGGCAAGAAGATAA
- a CDS encoding cyclic lactone autoinducer peptide, with protein MRKLMKSLRAKNVACTLCLGVSAFLLPFYGSFLFLGEPEIPECLIED; from the coding sequence ATGAGAAAATTAATGAAAAGCTTAAGAGCTAAAAATGTAGCTTGCACACTATGCCTTGGAGTGAGTGCATTCCTGCTGCCCTTCTATGGTTCCTTCCTATTTCTAGGAGAACCAGAAATACCTGAGTGCTTAATAGAAGACTAA
- a CDS encoding L-lactate permease, producing MNNLILFLLALLPIAWLMISLGVLKIPAHKACTSVLVIALIEAILFWKMPMLNAATAALEGVVMAVWPIALIIIAAIFTYNLALHTKSMDVIKNMLAGITTDKRIQVLILAWGFGGFLEAVAGYGTAVAIPASILAALGFEPVFAAVICLIANTVPTAFGAIGTPVISLAKIANLDVNVLSYFVGLQLVLFIVLIPLALVLITTKSLKGLRGVVGISLASGLAFAVPQILAARFMGAELPALLGSVCSMAVTIIIAKRMNTKAKMTRGAAQKEIAATNISISFKEGILAWLPYILVFVFIILSSQLVPFIYKPLSNIKSSILIYTGPGAKPYDIKWIATPGTLIIIATVIGGIIQGAKVKDIVTVFGKTLKQLKNSTITVIAIVAMAKVMDYSGMIRSLAEILVTITGSFYPMFSGVIGALGTFVTGSDTSSNVLFGRLQTEVAQSIGVNPTWLAAANTSGATAGKMISPQSIAVATAATGLAGAEGKILNKTLKFCAGYVVLLGVLVYIGSFFIR from the coding sequence ATGAATAATTTAATACTGTTTTTACTTGCACTACTGCCTATTGCCTGGCTTATGATTTCGTTAGGAGTTTTAAAGATACCAGCGCATAAGGCATGTACTTCTGTACTTGTAATAGCCTTAATTGAAGCCATATTATTTTGGAAGATGCCAATGCTGAATGCGGCAACTGCAGCTCTCGAAGGTGTAGTTATGGCAGTATGGCCTATAGCACTTATAATAATTGCAGCAATCTTCACTTACAATTTAGCGCTTCATACAAAGAGCATGGACGTTATTAAAAACATGCTGGCAGGAATAACAACAGACAAAAGAATTCAAGTGCTTATACTTGCATGGGGCTTCGGAGGTTTCCTTGAAGCAGTTGCAGGTTATGGAACTGCAGTTGCAATTCCAGCTAGCATATTAGCAGCTTTAGGTTTTGAACCAGTATTTGCAGCAGTTATATGCTTGATAGCTAATACAGTGCCAACAGCTTTTGGTGCAATTGGTACACCAGTAATATCGCTTGCCAAAATAGCTAATCTAGATGTAAACGTTCTAAGCTATTTTGTTGGTCTTCAATTAGTTCTTTTTATAGTGTTAATTCCTCTGGCGCTAGTACTCATAACTACTAAGAGCTTAAAGGGACTTAGAGGTGTTGTAGGAATATCATTGGCATCAGGACTAGCTTTTGCAGTTCCACAAATACTAGCTGCAAGGTTTATGGGGGCTGAGCTTCCAGCATTACTAGGCAGCGTATGCAGTATGGCTGTAACAATTATAATCGCTAAAAGGATGAATACAAAAGCAAAAATGACAAGGGGAGCTGCGCAAAAAGAGATAGCAGCAACGAATATAAGTATAAGCTTCAAAGAAGGGATACTAGCTTGGCTACCTTACATTTTAGTTTTCGTATTCATAATATTATCAAGTCAGTTAGTACCATTTATATACAAGCCTCTTTCTAATATAAAGAGCAGTATTTTAATTTACACAGGTCCAGGGGCAAAGCCTTATGATATTAAATGGATTGCTACTCCTGGAACATTGATTATAATAGCAACGGTTATAGGGGGAATAATTCAAGGTGCTAAGGTGAAGGACATAGTGACTGTTTTTGGAAAAACCTTAAAGCAGCTCAAAAATTCAACAATAACAGTTATAGCTATTGTAGCTATGGCTAAGGTTATGGACTACAGCGGAATGATAAGAAGTCTTGCTGAAATTCTTGTCACCATTACCGGAAGCTTTTATCCAATGTTTTCAGGAGTCATAGGAGCTCTTGGAACCTTCGTAACAGGAAGCGATACCTCATCAAACGTATTGTTTGGAAGGCTTCAAACAGAGGTTGCACAGTCAATAGGCGTTAATCCAACTTGGCTTGCTGCAGCAAATACCTCAGGAGCAACAGCAGGTAAGATGATATCTCCACAAAGCATAGCAGTCGCTACAGCTGCTACAGGTCTTGCAGGCGCAGAGGGCAAGATCCTTAACA
- the proS gene encoding proline--tRNA ligase produces the protein MDVDFAQWYTDVVKKAELVDYASVRGCMVIRPYGYAIWENIQKNLDTMFKETGHENVYMPMFIPESLLQKEADHVEGFAPEVAWVTHGGSQELTERLCVRPTSETLFCDHYSKIIQSYKDLPKLYNQWCSVVRWEKTTRPFLRTLEFLWQEGHTAHATAEEAQEETIRMLNVYGKLCEEYLAIPVVKGQKTDKEKFAGAHATYTIESLMHDGKALQCGTSHNFGDGFAKAFNIQYTDKNGKLQYVHQTSWGMTTRLIGAMIMVHGDDSGLVVPPRIAPTQLVIIPIAMHKAGVLEKAAELKDRLNKVVRVKMDGSDKTPGWKFSEYEMKGVPLRLEIGPKDIENNQAVLVRRDTREKIVVSLDELEVKIPEILEDIQKSLLEKARTAQNEKTTTAVNMDEFRNILDNKTGFVKAMWCGDRACEDKIKEEAAATSRCMPFEQEQVAETCVCCGKPAKKLVYWGRAY, from the coding sequence ATGGATGTGGATTTTGCGCAGTGGTATACAGACGTTGTTAAAAAAGCTGAGCTTGTTGACTACGCAAGCGTTAGAGGCTGCATGGTTATAAGACCATACGGCTATGCAATTTGGGAAAACATTCAAAAGAATTTGGATACAATGTTTAAGGAAACTGGACATGAGAATGTATATATGCCAATGTTTATTCCAGAATCCCTGCTTCAAAAGGAAGCAGACCACGTAGAGGGCTTTGCTCCAGAGGTTGCCTGGGTAACTCACGGTGGGAGTCAGGAATTAACAGAAAGATTATGCGTTCGTCCAACTTCAGAAACACTATTCTGCGACCATTATTCAAAGATAATTCAATCCTATAAGGATCTTCCAAAGCTATATAATCAATGGTGCTCCGTTGTTAGATGGGAAAAGACAACTAGACCATTTTTAAGAACACTAGAGTTCTTATGGCAGGAAGGTCATACTGCTCATGCTACTGCAGAAGAAGCTCAAGAAGAAACAATAAGAATGCTTAACGTTTATGGCAAGCTTTGCGAAGAATACTTGGCAATACCCGTAGTAAAAGGTCAAAAGACTGACAAGGAAAAGTTTGCAGGTGCACATGCAACCTACACTATAGAAAGCTTAATGCATGACGGCAAAGCTCTGCAGTGCGGAACTTCCCACAACTTTGGCGACGGCTTTGCAAAAGCCTTCAACATCCAGTACACTGACAAAAACGGAAAGCTTCAATACGTACATCAAACCTCCTGGGGTATGACTACAAGACTTATCGGAGCTATGATAATGGTTCACGGTGATGACAGCGGACTTGTTGTTCCACCAAGAATTGCCCCAACTCAGCTTGTTATAATTCCAATAGCAATGCACAAGGCTGGAGTTTTAGAAAAGGCAGCAGAGCTTAAGGATAGATTAAACAAAGTTGTCAGAGTTAAAATGGACGGCAGCGACAAGACACCAGGCTGGAAGTTTAGCGAATATGAAATGAAGGGTGTTCCATTAAGACTTGAAATCGGTCCAAAGGATATAGAAAACAATCAAGCTGTTTTAGTTAGAAGAGACACTAGAGAAAAAATAGTTGTATCTTTAGATGAACTAGAAGTTAAGATACCAGAAATTCTTGAAGATATTCAAAAATCCTTGCTTGAAAAAGCAAGAACTGCTCAAAATGAAAAAACTACTACAGCTGTTAATATGGATGAATTTAGAAACATTCTAGATAATAAAACTGGTTTTGTTAAAGCTATGTGGTGTGGAGACAGAGCCTGTGAAGACAAAATTAAGGAAGAAGCTGCTGCCACCTCAAGATGTATGCCATTTGAACAAGAGCAGGTTGCTGAAACCTGTGTATGCTGCGGAAAGCCAGCTAAAAAGCTTGTTTACTGGGGCAGAGCTTACTAA
- a CDS encoding BlaI/MecI/CopY family transcriptional regulator, producing MNKLASKITDSELEIMRVLWEAGGELPIADIRKTLEEKSKWETSTIKTLLRRLCEKGAVEAVKKEVFYYSPLVSEAEYNDYITQSLIDKLYSGSVKNLVASLLGSKKLKASEIEELRSMFKVGD from the coding sequence ATGAACAAGCTTGCTTCAAAAATAACGGACTCAGAACTTGAAATAATGCGTGTATTGTGGGAGGCTGGGGGAGAGCTTCCCATTGCGGATATTAGAAAAACACTAGAGGAGAAAAGCAAATGGGAAACTTCAACGATTAAGACTCTTCTTAGAAGGCTTTGTGAGAAGGGCGCAGTTGAAGCTGTAAAAAAAGAAGTGTTCTATTACAGTCCTTTAGTAAGTGAAGCTGAATATAACGATTATATTACTCAAAGTTTGATTGATAAGCTATATAGCGGAAGTGTAAAAAATCTTGTGGCATCGCTTTTAGGTAGCAAAAAGCTTAAAGCTTCAGAGATAGAGGAGCTTAGAAGCATGTTTAAGGTAGGTGATTAG
- a CDS encoding M56 family metallopeptidase has translation MNGIIKLVLSLSLSGSILAMIIFAAKPFIKHRISKAIQYYLWIIVLFRLLLPFSFEQSLMNKAFYGEKVSLEISSKGSAPEIAVINEGAAAIQSNDKENFTEVLNKASIYDLRTILILINSYSVQLWLIGAIIVFGINLSGYARFLRCIERSNKPATLEENRLLSALFRGRMDVRLARNRLIKTPMLIGLRKPCILIPDENFDEKQLKNILLHELTHFRRFDIAVKCVTIAAASIHWFNPLMYFIKREINHACELACDEAVIKSLNSKEKQAYGETLISIAADNKCPSGLFGATMAEDKNKLKDRLVSIMKYSGKSKFAVGISIFILSLVMAGSICLGAGVGHKRQPERLSAASYNLTEISKYKTPYIGNNSKVSAIANLMPAPNSYYRQRYISMDTDERPYKLKVYYESKYGTSDDSKGYTIDPFSSDFSIMQKNALVLFCMIGNLEEATFYFRDSNSDGKLVEEAYTSAFTFTKASIEESFGSISDIEKNIKLLEKALLSDKAYKQSLEASKGNFTALDKLPKHYNAPVSLSNGDVVFYKGETYNSQKLTAFYESFKKRKADTKEMQRITTYAKGNDALIYDIIIDGLEVKLLVDYTRSEPGTASNNELNEYKIADITKNEKEDSISYSIVTADNKGMFTFSVYDK, from the coding sequence ATGAATGGCATTATTAAGCTTGTGCTATCACTTTCCTTGTCTGGAAGTATACTTGCAATGATTATTTTTGCTGCTAAACCCTTTATAAAGCACAGAATCTCAAAGGCTATACAATATTACCTATGGATTATTGTACTTTTTAGGTTGCTGCTGCCCTTTTCCTTTGAGCAAAGCCTAATGAACAAGGCTTTTTATGGTGAAAAAGTCTCATTGGAAATAAGCAGTAAAGGTTCAGCTCCTGAAATAGCAGTAATAAATGAAGGAGCTGCTGCAATTCAATCTAATGATAAAGAAAATTTCACAGAAGTTTTAAATAAGGCAAGCATTTATGATTTGCGGACAATTTTAATCTTAATAAATTCTTACAGCGTACAATTGTGGCTTATTGGAGCAATAATTGTGTTTGGAATCAACTTATCCGGTTATGCAAGATTTTTAAGGTGCATAGAGAGATCAAATAAACCAGCAACCTTGGAAGAAAACAGGCTGCTCTCAGCCTTGTTTAGAGGACGTATGGATGTAAGACTAGCAAGAAATAGGTTAATTAAAACTCCAATGCTTATAGGGCTAAGAAAACCCTGTATCCTAATTCCAGATGAAAATTTTGATGAAAAGCAGCTAAAAAATATTCTTTTGCATGAATTAACTCACTTCAGGAGGTTTGATATAGCAGTTAAATGTGTGACCATTGCTGCAGCATCCATTCATTGGTTTAACCCATTGATGTATTTTATTAAAAGGGAGATTAACCATGCCTGCGAGCTAGCATGTGATGAGGCTGTAATAAAAAGTTTAAATTCTAAGGAAAAGCAAGCCTATGGAGAGACACTAATATCTATTGCTGCAGATAATAAATGCCCAAGTGGCTTATTTGGTGCTACTATGGCCGAAGATAAAAACAAGCTGAAGGATAGACTGGTTTCAATTATGAAGTACAGCGGTAAATCCAAATTTGCTGTGGGAATTTCTATATTTATATTGAGCCTTGTGATGGCAGGCTCAATCTGCTTAGGTGCGGGAGTAGGGCATAAAAGGCAACCTGAAAGGCTATCTGCGGCTAGTTATAATTTAACGGAGATTTCTAAATATAAAACACCATATATAGGCAACAACTCTAAGGTTTCTGCCATAGCTAACCTGATGCCCGCGCCAAACAGCTACTATAGGCAGAGATATATTTCAATGGATACGGATGAAAGGCCTTATAAGCTAAAGGTATACTATGAGTCAAAATATGGGACGTCAGATGACAGCAAAGGCTATACTATTGATCCTTTCAGCTCTGATTTTTCCATTATGCAAAAGAACGCTTTAGTTTTGTTTTGCATGATTGGTAACTTGGAGGAAGCAACCTTTTACTTCCGTGATTCTAATTCTGATGGAAAACTTGTTGAAGAGGCTTATACTTCAGCTTTTACCTTTACAAAAGCCTCAATTGAAGAGAGCTTTGGAAGCATTTCCGATATTGAGAAAAATATAAAACTTCTTGAAAAGGCCTTGCTTTCTGATAAAGCCTATAAGCAGTCATTAGAAGCTTCAAAGGGAAATTTTACGGCGCTTGATAAATTGCCTAAGCATTATAATGCACCTGTTTCTTTAAGCAATGGGGATGTAGTATTTTATAAGGGTGAAACCTACAATTCACAAAAGCTTACAGCATTTTATGAAAGCTTTAAAAAAAGAAAGGCAGATACCAAGGAAATGCAGAGAATAACAACCTATGCTAAAGGCAACGACGCTTTAATATACGATATAATTATTGATGGCTTAGAAGTAAAGCTATTAGTGGATTATACAAGGTCTGAACCAGGTACTGCTTCAAATAATGAGTTAAATGAATACAAAATAGCTGACATAACTAAGAATGAAAAAGAGGATAGCATCAGCTATTCAATAGTGACAGCAGATAATAAGGGCATGTTTACCTTTTCCGTTTATGATAAATAA
- a CDS encoding FadR/GntR family transcriptional regulator: MFTPVKNTKVYEQVIEQIKEMIVSGKLKKGDRLPPERDLVEQLQVSRTSIREAIRALQIIGLVECRQGGGNFIRESFENSLFEPLSIMFTLQNSKPQEILELRKIIEVETARIAAEKIKNEDLEAIKAIIEQMKISEDNEYSAKLDTEMHYKIAHASENFLVVSVLSAVSSLVDAFIKDAREKILKYQENKEVLLKHHEDIYSALAARDKGKAAEAMRKHLDFITGYLSENK, encoded by the coding sequence ATGTTTACTCCAGTAAAAAACACAAAGGTTTACGAGCAGGTTATAGAGCAAATTAAAGAAATGATTGTAAGCGGAAAGCTAAAAAAAGGCGACAGACTTCCGCCTGAAAGAGATTTGGTGGAGCAGCTTCAGGTGAGTAGAACTTCTATAAGAGAAGCTATAAGGGCGCTTCAGATTATTGGACTAGTGGAGTGCAGACAGGGCGGAGGGAATTTTATAAGAGAAAGCTTTGAAAATAGCTTGTTTGAGCCTTTATCCATAATGTTTACACTTCAAAACAGCAAACCTCAAGAAATACTTGAACTTAGAAAAATTATAGAGGTTGAAACTGCTAGAATTGCAGCTGAAAAGATTAAAAATGAAGATTTAGAAGCAATTAAAGCAATAATAGAGCAGATGAAAATAAGCGAGGATAATGAGTATAGTGCAAAGCTTGATACAGAGATGCATTATAAAATAGCCCATGCTTCGGAAAATTTTCTGGTAGTAAGCGTATTGAGCGCAGTGTCTTCACTAGTTGATGCCTTCATTAAGGATGCTAGAGAAAAGATACTTAAATATCAGGAAAACAAAGAAGTATTACTTAAGCATCACGAAGACATATACAGTGCCCTAGCAGCTAGAGACAAGGGCAAGGCTGCAGAAGCAATGAGAAAGCATTTAGACTTTATTACTGGATATCTTTCAGAAAATAAGTAG